From Desulfuromonas soudanensis, the proteins below share one genomic window:
- a CDS encoding YgiQ family radical SAM protein, protein MSEKTLFIPMSREEMLARGWDELDILLVSGDAYIDHPSFGIPLLARVLENAGYRVGIVAQPDWRDPASLQVMGRPRLFAAISAGAMDSMVNHYTAAKKIRNNDAYTPGGVAGARPNRAVIAYCAAVKGAFKGLPVVIGGIEASLRRLAHYDYWDDRVRRSVLVDAKADLLVFGMGEGPLLEIARRAAAGESPAAMAGIRGTARIDRSRPEGGIELPSFEAVSADPAAYNEAFRLAAAENNPFCGKILAQRHGERWVTVNPPPFPMDEGELDRLYALPFQKRPHPSYRQAIPAFEQIRHSITTHRGCFGGCAFCAITHHQGKLIQSRSEGSVLEEVGRLVADPQFKGTISDVGGPTANMYGLSCGDEAARSVCRRAGCLYPRPCRNLVTSDGRAVRLLRKIRRHEGVRHTFIASGIRYDLLEHQQEYFEALLQHHVGGLLKVAPESVCATVTAVMRKPGPGLFEAFLQRFRQASRTLGLRQGVVPYFISAHPGATLSDMVDVALFLRRHNLRVEQVQEFTPTPGTLSTCIYHTGVDPLTGEKVHVPRAPGEKRLQKALLLSHLPEHRRDVLEALKLCGREGDGDKLLGGERHGKGRGK, encoded by the coding sequence ATGTCAGAAAAGACCCTCTTTATCCCCATGAGCCGGGAAGAAATGCTCGCCCGGGGATGGGACGAACTCGACATCCTGCTCGTCTCGGGGGACGCCTATATCGACCACCCCTCCTTTGGCATTCCCCTTTTGGCTCGGGTCCTCGAGAATGCGGGATACCGGGTCGGCATCGTCGCGCAACCGGACTGGCGCGACCCCGCGTCCCTGCAGGTGATGGGGCGCCCCCGGCTCTTTGCCGCCATTTCCGCCGGGGCCATGGATTCCATGGTCAATCACTACACCGCCGCAAAAAAAATCCGCAATAACGATGCCTACACTCCGGGAGGAGTTGCAGGGGCCCGCCCCAACCGGGCGGTCATCGCCTACTGCGCCGCCGTCAAGGGGGCCTTCAAGGGGCTGCCGGTGGTGATCGGCGGCATCGAGGCGAGCCTGCGCCGCCTGGCCCATTACGATTACTGGGACGACCGGGTTCGCCGCTCGGTCCTCGTCGATGCCAAGGCCGATCTCCTCGTCTTCGGCATGGGGGAGGGTCCCCTGCTGGAGATCGCCCGCCGGGCCGCCGCCGGAGAGTCTCCTGCGGCGATGGCGGGGATCCGCGGCACCGCCCGGATCGACCGCAGCCGCCCCGAGGGAGGGATCGAACTCCCCTCCTTCGAAGCCGTCTCCGCCGATCCGGCCGCCTATAACGAGGCCTTCCGCCTGGCGGCCGCAGAAAACAACCCCTTCTGCGGTAAAATCCTTGCGCAGCGGCACGGGGAGCGCTGGGTGACGGTCAATCCTCCCCCCTTCCCCATGGACGAAGGGGAGTTGGACCGCCTCTACGCCCTCCCGTTCCAGAAGCGCCCCCACCCCTCCTACCGTCAGGCCATCCCCGCCTTCGAACAGATCCGTCATTCGATTACCACCCACCGGGGGTGTTTCGGCGGGTGCGCCTTCTGCGCCATCACCCATCACCAGGGGAAACTCATCCAGTCCCGCTCCGAAGGGTCGGTGCTGGAGGAGGTCGGGCGGTTGGTCGCCGACCCCCAATTCAAGGGGACCATTTCCGATGTCGGCGGTCCCACGGCCAACATGTACGGCCTCTCCTGCGGTGACGAGGCGGCGCGGAGCGTCTGTCGCCGGGCCGGATGCCTCTATCCGCGCCCCTGTCGCAACCTGGTGACCTCCGACGGCCGCGCGGTGCGTCTGCTGCGCAAGATTCGCCGCCATGAGGGGGTTCGCCACACCTTTATCGCCTCCGGCATCCGCTACGATCTGCTGGAGCACCAGCAGGAATATTTTGAGGCCCTGTTGCAGCACCATGTCGGAGGCCTCCTCAAGGTCGCTCCCGAGTCGGTGTGCGCAACGGTTACCGCCGTGATGCGAAAGCCGGGTCCGGGGCTATTCGAGGCCTTTCTCCAGCGCTTTCGGCAGGCCAGCCGGACCCTCGGCCTGCGCCAGGGGGTGGTCCCCTATTTCATCTCCGCCCATCCCGGCGCCACCCTCTCCGACATGGTCGATGTCGCTCTCTTTTTGCGTCGTCACAACCTGAGGGTCGAACAGGTCCAGGAGTTTACCCCCACTCCCGGCACCCTCTCGACGTGCATCTACCACACCGGAGTCGATCCCCTGACCGGCGAGAAGGTTCACGTTCCGCGTGCCCCCGGGGAAAAACGTCTGCAGAAGGCGCTCCTTCTCTCCCACCTGCCGGAGCATCGACGGGATGTTCTGGAGGCGCTCAAGCTCTGCGGCAGGGAAGGGGATGGAGATAAACTCCTCGGCGGGGAGCGGCACGGCAAGGGACGGGGAAAATAA
- a CDS encoding HD domain-containing phosphohydrolase, whose protein sequence is MNSLKIKILGLASAIMIMAVALTGWHNLQTQRAMLSRFADQSSRVLGETIRNSIITSMANGQNAEVANILEKIRKEPAIEAVRIFDEAGRILVSADPAENGELISSSDLHAYRTKTLSFTKTLENEREVHSTILTIYNSQSCYGCHDSQIGVLGVLNVQVSLGELVLLQKKGREATILSSVGMLVILILTISGFILFYVDAPIRKLMAAMDYLEQGDFERAHTRVGSSAEMSLLSTKFNLMVERLKGLMETAVRNERKIAINQEKLAHHDEIQNMNVTLEERLQEIEYLNISLEERIEEIEEANYKIADLAGDLEDRNTNLTNAVNRLSALYKMGLAINSTMEHDKLFELLLKKTIATLHTKVGYILLFDKERSSLSIGGSVGLPDNLDPDLLIPLQEGGVSHWVINNRQPLLIREIGASGAFNRESMLGFTRETVICAPLIVKDEVIGTITMANKLDLSPFTGEDLELLSTIAAQASVAIKNARLYEEQEHTYLSTVQALVSAVEASDPYTRGHSERVTRYSLALARQMELPAESCKRLEQAAILHDIGKIGIDLALLHKEEDLSSGDIDILHQHPLIGDRILEPIRFLQGVREIIVQHHERFDGKGYPQGIRGEDLLLESRILSVADTYDAMTSDRPYRKALTHRTARREIEKNSATQFDPRVVDAFLILSGEGGFTG, encoded by the coding sequence ATGAATTCCCTCAAAATTAAAATTCTCGGCCTGGCTTCGGCGATCATGATCATGGCCGTCGCCCTGACCGGGTGGCACAACCTGCAGACCCAGCGGGCCATGCTTTCGCGCTTTGCCGACCAGAGCAGCCGGGTGCTCGGGGAAACGATCCGCAACAGCATCATCACCAGCATGGCCAACGGCCAGAATGCTGAAGTCGCCAATATCCTTGAAAAAATCAGAAAAGAACCGGCCATCGAAGCGGTGCGTATTTTCGACGAGGCGGGGCGCATCCTGGTCTCGGCCGACCCCGCCGAAAATGGCGAGCTGATTTCTTCTTCGGACCTTCACGCCTACCGCACCAAGACCCTCTCCTTTACCAAGACCCTCGAGAACGAACGGGAAGTTCACAGCACCATTCTCACCATTTACAACTCCCAGAGCTGTTACGGATGTCACGATTCCCAGATCGGCGTCCTCGGCGTCCTCAACGTCCAGGTCTCCCTCGGCGAACTTGTCCTCCTGCAGAAAAAGGGGCGTGAGGCTACGATTCTCTCCTCTGTCGGCATGCTGGTCATCCTCATCCTGACCATTTCCGGCTTCATCCTCTTCTACGTCGATGCGCCGATTCGCAAACTGATGGCGGCGATGGATTACCTTGAACAGGGGGATTTCGAGAGGGCCCACACCCGCGTCGGCAGTTCCGCCGAAATGAGCCTCCTGTCGACCAAGTTCAACCTGATGGTCGAACGCCTGAAGGGGCTCATGGAAACGGCGGTGCGCAACGAGCGGAAGATCGCCATCAACCAGGAAAAACTCGCTCATCACGATGAAATCCAGAACATGAACGTCACCCTGGAGGAACGGCTCCAGGAGATCGAATACCTCAACATCTCCCTGGAAGAGCGGATCGAGGAGATCGAGGAGGCCAACTACAAGATCGCCGACCTCGCCGGCGATCTCGAAGATCGCAACACCAACCTGACCAACGCCGTCAACCGCCTTTCGGCCCTCTACAAGATGGGGCTGGCCATCAACTCGACGATGGAGCACGACAAACTCTTCGAACTCCTCCTGAAAAAAACCATCGCCACCCTTCACACCAAGGTCGGCTATATCCTCCTCTTCGACAAGGAACGCTCGAGCCTGAGCATCGGCGGCTCCGTCGGCCTCCCTGACAACCTCGACCCCGACCTGCTCATCCCTCTCCAGGAGGGAGGCGTCTCGCACTGGGTCATCAACAACCGCCAGCCGCTCCTCATCCGAGAAATCGGTGCCTCCGGCGCATTCAACCGGGAAAGCATGCTCGGCTTCACCCGGGAGACGGTGATCTGCGCTCCCCTCATCGTCAAGGACGAGGTCATCGGCACCATCACCATGGCCAACAAGCTCGACCTTTCACCCTTTACCGGCGAAGACCTCGAGCTCCTGTCCACCATCGCCGCGCAGGCAAGCGTCGCCATCAAGAATGCCCGGCTCTATGAAGAACAGGAGCACACCTATCTGAGCACCGTACAGGCTCTGGTTTCGGCGGTCGAGGCCAGCGATCCCTATACGCGCGGCCATTCGGAACGGGTCACCCGCTACAGCCTGGCTCTGGCCCGACAGATGGAACTCCCTGCCGAATCGTGCAAGCGTCTCGAACAGGCGGCCATTCTCCATGACATCGGCAAGATCGGCATCGACCTCGCTCTCCTGCACAAGGAGGAGGATCTCTCCTCCGGCGACATCGACATCCTGCATCAGCACCCGTTGATCGGCGACCGGATTCTTGAGCCGATCCGCTTTCTGCAGGGGGTGCGGGAAATCATTGTCCAGCACCACGAACGCTTCGACGGCAAGGGGTATCCCCAGGGGATTCGGGGAGAGGATCTCCTCCTCGAATCGCGGATCCTCTCCGTGGCCGACACCTACGATGCCATGACCTCCGATCGCCCCTACCGCAAGGCATTGACTCACCGCACCGCACGGCGGGAAATCGAAAAAAACTCGGCAACGCAGTTCGATCCCCGGGTTGTCGATGCCTTTTTGATCCTCAGCGGCGAGGGGGGATTCACAGGCTGA
- the queA gene encoding tRNA preQ1(34) S-adenosylmethionine ribosyltransferase-isomerase QueA — translation MHLDDFDFDLPPALIAQSPLPHRDDSRLMVLRRSAKTISNGDFPGIVDHFRPGDVLVVNDTRVIPARLLGARDSGGKIEVLLVRRLAGVEEIWACLTKCSKTPRPGTRLLLGGRIAGTVLEGGQEPYRHISFTCEGSFLEALEAVGHIPLPPYIRREDDSLDRERYQTVFSRKQGAVAAPTAGLHFTPEIFQVLKQRGVEVLPLTLHVGLGTFLPVRTENILDHRMHEEFYEIPEATASGVNRAKREGRRVFALGTTTTRTLEYAVDAEGQLMAGEGGSDLFIYPGFQFRIVDALITNFHLPRSTLLMLVSAFAGRDFVLEAYRRAVNDGFRFFSYGDCMLIL, via the coding sequence ATGCATCTTGACGATTTCGATTTCGACCTTCCTCCGGCCCTGATCGCCCAGTCACCGCTCCCCCATCGCGACGATTCACGGCTGATGGTCCTGCGCAGGTCCGCGAAAACGATCAGCAACGGAGACTTTCCCGGCATCGTCGATCATTTCCGTCCGGGGGATGTGCTGGTGGTCAACGATACCCGGGTCATCCCCGCCCGGCTCCTCGGGGCCAGGGACTCCGGCGGCAAGATCGAGGTCCTCCTGGTAAGGCGCCTGGCGGGGGTGGAGGAAATCTGGGCCTGTCTGACCAAGTGCTCCAAGACGCCCCGTCCCGGGACCCGTCTCCTTCTCGGCGGCAGGATTGCGGGGACGGTTCTCGAAGGGGGCCAAGAGCCTTACCGTCACATCAGTTTTACTTGCGAGGGGAGTTTCCTGGAGGCCCTGGAAGCGGTCGGCCATATTCCGCTCCCCCCCTATATCCGCCGGGAGGACGATTCCCTCGACCGCGAGCGCTACCAGACGGTCTTTTCCCGTAAACAGGGCGCCGTCGCCGCGCCGACCGCCGGTCTGCATTTCACGCCGGAGATTTTTCAGGTCCTCAAGCAAAGGGGTGTCGAAGTCCTCCCCCTGACCCTCCATGTGGGGTTGGGGACCTTTCTCCCGGTGCGAACGGAGAACATCCTCGACCACCGCATGCATGAAGAGTTCTATGAAATTCCCGAAGCCACCGCCTCGGGAGTCAACCGGGCCAAGAGGGAAGGGCGGCGGGTTTTTGCCCTGGGGACGACCACGACGCGGACGCTGGAATATGCCGTCGACGCCGAGGGACAACTGATGGCCGGCGAGGGGGGGAGCGACCTCTTCATCTATCCCGGTTTCCAGTTCCGGATCGTCGATGCCCTGATTACCAACTTTCACCTCCCGCGTTCGACGCTGCTGATGCTGGTGTCGGCTTTTGCCGGGCGGGATTTTGTTCTCGAGGCCTACCGCCGTGCAGTCAACGACGGTTTCCGTTTTTTCAGCTACGGCGATTGTATGCTGATCCTCTAG
- the tgt gene encoding tRNA guanosine(34) transglycosylase Tgt — MTEFTFDLLATDSGSAARRGRMTTRRGLIETPIFMPVGTQGTVKAMLPEALKEIGAQIILGNTYHLFLRPGHELIRNLGGLHRFMNWDRPILTDSGGFQVFSLGALRKIDEEGVRFQSHLDGSSHVLSPESSIAVQEALGADIIMAFDECIPYPASREYVAESTARSGRWARRCKLARSQGDGAALFGIVQGGMHPDLRAGSVNELLEIGFEGYAIGGLSVGEEAALMYEVMDNTLPLLPRDRPRYVMGVGTPENLIEGVSRGVDMFDCVMPTRNARNGVLFTSFGKVSIKQARYLADPLPVDPDCSCYVCGNYSRAYLRHLYQSNEILSSVLNTHHNLHYYLGLMQGVRDALDGGRFGEFKKDFYRKRADNPSGT, encoded by the coding sequence TTGACTGAGTTCACTTTTGATCTTTTGGCGACCGACAGCGGCAGTGCCGCCCGTCGCGGTCGGATGACGACCCGTCGGGGCCTCATCGAAACCCCGATCTTCATGCCCGTCGGCACCCAGGGGACGGTCAAGGCGATGCTCCCCGAAGCCCTCAAGGAGATCGGGGCGCAGATCATTCTCGGCAACACCTATCATCTTTTTTTGCGTCCCGGTCACGAACTGATTCGGAATCTCGGTGGGTTGCACCGTTTCATGAACTGGGATCGGCCGATCCTCACCGACAGCGGCGGGTTCCAGGTCTTCAGCCTCGGCGCCCTGCGCAAGATCGATGAAGAGGGGGTGCGTTTCCAGTCCCACCTCGACGGCTCCAGTCACGTCCTCTCTCCCGAATCGTCCATCGCGGTTCAGGAAGCCCTCGGCGCCGACATCATCATGGCCTTCGACGAGTGCATCCCCTATCCGGCATCGAGGGAGTACGTGGCCGAATCGACGGCCCGCTCCGGCCGCTGGGCAAGGCGATGCAAGCTCGCCCGCAGTCAGGGGGACGGCGCCGCTCTCTTCGGCATCGTCCAGGGAGGGATGCACCCCGACCTGCGGGCCGGGAGTGTGAACGAACTTCTGGAGATCGGCTTCGAGGGGTATGCCATCGGCGGCCTCTCCGTCGGCGAAGAGGCGGCCCTCATGTACGAGGTGATGGATAACACCCTGCCGCTCCTGCCGAGGGACCGGCCCCGCTATGTCATGGGCGTGGGGACGCCGGAGAACCTCATCGAGGGGGTGAGCCGGGGGGTCGATATGTTCGACTGCGTGATGCCGACGCGCAACGCCCGCAACGGCGTCCTCTTCACCTCCTTCGGCAAGGTGAGCATCAAGCAGGCCCGCTACCTGGCCGACCCGCTCCCCGTCGACCCCGACTGCAGCTGCTACGTCTGCGGCAATTACAGTCGCGCCTATCTGCGGCATCTGTATCAGAGCAACGAGATCCTTTCCTCGGTTCTCAACACCCACCATAACCTTCACTACTACCTGGGTCTGATGCAGGGGGTGAGGGACGCCCTCGACGGGGGGCGCTTTGGCGAGTTCAAGAAGGATTTCTATCGAAAAAGAGCGGATAATCCGAGCGGCACATGA
- the yajC gene encoding preprotein translocase subunit YajC — translation MNLFGVSEAYAMAANGGAEGGRPGYEGVIMLVIMFAIFYFLLIRPQQKRAKEHRQLVESLKVGDAVVTAGGVHGKVTALQDTVITIEVATGVKIRVNRSSIVGTKQE, via the coding sequence ATGAACCTGTTCGGAGTTTCTGAAGCCTACGCCATGGCCGCCAACGGCGGTGCCGAGGGGGGACGTCCCGGTTACGAGGGCGTTATCATGCTGGTCATCATGTTCGCCATCTTCTACTTCCTGCTCATCCGTCCCCAGCAGAAGCGGGCCAAGGAACACCGGCAGCTGGTGGAGTCCCTCAAGGTTGGGGATGCTGTTGTGACCGCCGGCGGAGTTCACGGCAAGGTGACGGCGCTGCAGGATACCGTGATCACCATCGAGGTGGCGACCGGTGTCAAGATCCGGGTGAATCGCTCATCGATCGTGGGGACCAAGCAGGAGTAG
- the secD gene encoding protein translocase subunit SecD, whose amino-acid sequence MSKSIKLRGGLILLVLLVSLASLAPTVIREGLPSWWTGSFDPIHLGLDLQGGMHLVLGVEVDKAVESRLDSTIDQAETLLREKDIIFKRVSRRAGDGLAVTVYDQAAGAQVDAIMAESFPNLEALTVTDEGGYIQKNYRLSDREIDEIKDYAVRQALETLRNRVDQFGVSEPTLQRQSGNRILIQLPGVDDPQRAIDLLGKTARLEFKMVAEDVNPQDALKGNLPPGTQLLYERRVDKSTGAVSEIPLVVQTKTVLTGDLLSDAQVRIDTRYNDPYVAMDFNAVGAKRFDQITAANVGKRMAIVLDDTVYSAPVIRERISGGSAQVSGSFTEQEATDLAIVLRAGSLPAPVTILEDRTVGPSLGLDSINKGIFSVLIGGALVVVLMLVYYNLSGLVANIALILNVVFIMALLSLFKATLTLPGIAGIVLTVGMAVDANVLIFERIREELRLGKTPRNAVDSGYAKAFVTIIDANVTTLIAALVLFQFGTGAVKGFAVTLSIGILASLFTAIFVTRVIFDFFLERRQVKRLSI is encoded by the coding sequence ATGTCCAAGAGCATCAAGTTGCGCGGAGGCCTGATCCTGCTGGTCCTTCTCGTCTCACTGGCCTCGCTGGCTCCCACGGTGATCCGGGAGGGGCTCCCCTCCTGGTGGACCGGGAGCTTTGATCCCATCCATCTCGGCCTCGACCTGCAGGGCGGGATGCATCTGGTCCTGGGTGTCGAGGTGGATAAGGCAGTCGAAAGCCGCCTCGACAGCACCATCGACCAGGCCGAAACCCTCCTCCGGGAAAAGGACATCATCTTCAAGCGCGTCAGCCGCCGCGCCGGCGACGGCCTCGCCGTCACCGTCTATGACCAGGCGGCCGGTGCCCAGGTCGATGCGATCATGGCCGAAAGCTTTCCCAACCTCGAGGCTCTGACCGTCACCGACGAGGGAGGGTACATCCAGAAGAACTACCGGCTCAGCGACCGGGAGATCGACGAGATCAAGGATTACGCCGTGCGCCAGGCTCTGGAAACGCTTCGCAACCGGGTCGATCAGTTCGGCGTCAGCGAGCCGACCCTGCAGCGTCAGAGCGGCAACCGCATCCTGATTCAGCTCCCCGGAGTCGATGATCCCCAGCGGGCCATCGATCTCCTCGGAAAGACCGCCCGTCTCGAATTCAAGATGGTGGCCGAAGACGTCAATCCCCAGGACGCTCTCAAAGGGAACCTCCCCCCCGGAACCCAACTCCTCTATGAGCGCCGGGTGGACAAGAGCACCGGCGCCGTCTCCGAAATCCCCCTGGTGGTTCAGACCAAGACCGTCCTTACCGGCGATCTCCTCTCCGACGCCCAGGTGCGGATCGACACCCGCTACAACGACCCCTATGTCGCCATGGATTTCAACGCCGTCGGCGCCAAGCGTTTCGATCAGATTACCGCCGCCAACGTCGGCAAGCGGATGGCCATTGTCCTGGACGATACCGTCTACTCGGCCCCGGTGATTCGCGAGCGGATTTCCGGCGGCAGCGCCCAGGTCAGCGGCTCCTTCACCGAGCAGGAAGCGACCGACCTGGCCATCGTCCTGCGGGCCGGATCCCTCCCCGCTCCCGTGACGATCCTTGAAGACCGCACCGTCGGCCCCTCCCTGGGGCTCGATTCGATCAACAAGGGGATTTTCTCGGTCCTCATCGGCGGCGCCCTGGTGGTGGTGCTGATGCTGGTTTATTACAACCTCTCCGGGCTCGTTGCCAACATCGCCCTGATCCTCAATGTGGTCTTTATCATGGCGCTCCTTTCGCTGTTCAAGGCGACCCTGACCCTGCCGGGGATCGCCGGGATCGTCCTGACCGTCGGCATGGCCGTCGACGCCAACGTGCTGATCTTCGAGAGGATCCGCGAGGAACTGCGCCTCGGCAAGACGCCGCGCAACGCCGTCGATTCCGGGTACGCCAAGGCCTTTGTGACAATCATCGACGCCAATGTCACCACCTTGATTGCGGCCCTGGTTCTCTTTCAGTTCGGCACCGGGGCGGTCAAGGGGTTTGCCGTGACCCTGTCCATCGGCATCCTCGCCTCCCTCTTTACCGCGATCTTCGTGACACGGGTTATTTTCGACTTTTTCCTGGAACGCCGCCAGGTCAAACGGCTGAGCATATAA
- the secF gene encoding protein translocase subunit SecF, whose amino-acid sequence MEFIKPDINLDFIGKRKIALIFSAFLILAGLVSLVVKGGPSYGIDFAGGTLVQIKFVEATDPARIKEALAPLTLGGLTVQQFGDEANEFLVRAQETSGAMESLSRNIKTTLETRYGAGQVDVRRTEMVGPQVGKDLRQKGLFAIFYALIGILVYVTWRFEFRFAVAAILALFHDVIITLGVFSIFGKEIDLPIIAAFLAIIGYSLNDTIIVCDRIRENMGRHAKDGFAAIVNRSINETLSRTLLTSGTTLIVVLALFIFGGGVIHNFAFALLVGILIGTYSSIYVASALLVFWDDYRARKGALAGAKGGAA is encoded by the coding sequence ATGGAGTTCATCAAGCCAGATATCAATCTCGATTTTATCGGCAAGCGCAAGATTGCCCTGATCTTTTCGGCTTTCCTGATCCTCGCCGGCCTCGTCTCCCTGGTCGTCAAAGGGGGACCGTCCTACGGCATCGATTTCGCCGGCGGTACCCTGGTCCAGATCAAGTTCGTCGAAGCGACCGACCCCGCCCGGATCAAGGAGGCTCTGGCCCCCCTGACCCTGGGAGGGCTGACGGTGCAGCAGTTCGGCGACGAGGCCAACGAATTCCTGGTTCGCGCCCAGGAGACCAGCGGCGCCATGGAGAGCCTTTCCCGCAACATCAAGACGACCCTCGAAACCCGATACGGGGCGGGACAGGTCGATGTGCGGCGCACCGAGATGGTCGGGCCCCAGGTCGGAAAGGACCTCCGTCAAAAGGGGCTCTTCGCCATTTTTTACGCTCTGATCGGCATCCTCGTCTACGTCACCTGGCGCTTCGAATTCCGTTTCGCCGTCGCGGCGATCCTCGCCCTGTTTCATGACGTGATCATCACTCTCGGTGTCTTCTCCATCTTCGGCAAGGAGATCGACCTGCCGATCATCGCCGCTTTTCTGGCGATCATCGGTTATTCCCTCAACGACACCATCATCGTCTGCGACCGGATCCGCGAGAACATGGGACGCCATGCCAAGGACGGCTTTGCCGCCATCGTCAATCGCAGCATCAACGAAACCCTCTCCCGGACCCTCCTCACCTCCGGGACGACGCTGATCGTGGTTCTGGCCCTCTTCATCTTCGGCGGCGGGGTCATCCACAACTTCGCCTTTGCGCTCCTGGTGGGGATACTGATCGGTACCTATTCGTCGATTTATGTGGCCAGCGCCCTGCTGGTCTTCTGGGATGACTACCGGGCCCGCAAGGGGGCCCTCGCCGGAGCCAAGGGAGGGGCGGCATGA
- a CDS encoding tetratricopeptide repeat protein has product MKKETFFLVAGALIIGLLVGLLVSKGKKEPSSAVPPASQAPAVNFQQNLGLLEELVAKDPTNRNAWVQLGHGYFDSDQYIKAIEAYNKVLELDPNDPDILTDQGVMFRALGWYDKAVDNFVKANQLNPLHAQSLYNLGVVYRYDLKDLDKARAAWKKYLALNPVGPGAEQIRAEMEFLESHPPLPQGK; this is encoded by the coding sequence ATGAAAAAGGAAACCTTCTTTCTCGTCGCCGGAGCCCTGATCATCGGTCTTCTGGTCGGCCTGCTGGTCAGCAAGGGGAAAAAGGAACCGTCTAGCGCTGTGCCGCCGGCGTCCCAGGCTCCTGCCGTCAATTTTCAGCAGAATCTCGGCCTTCTTGAGGAACTGGTCGCCAAGGACCCCACAAACCGCAATGCCTGGGTGCAGCTGGGGCACGGCTACTTCGATTCCGACCAATATATCAAGGCCATCGAGGCCTACAACAAGGTCCTCGAGCTCGATCCCAACGACCCCGACATCCTCACCGATCAGGGGGTCATGTTCCGGGCCCTCGGCTGGTACGACAAGGCGGTGGACAACTTTGTCAAGGCCAACCAGCTCAACCCCCTGCACGCCCAGAGCCTCTATAACCTGGGGGTGGTCTATCGCTATGATCTGAAGGATCTCGACAAGGCCAGAGCGGCCTGGAAAAAGTATCTGGCCCTCAATCCCGTCGGTCCCGGAGCCGAGCAGATTCGCGCCGAGATGGAGTTTCTCGAGAGTCACCCCCCCCTGCCGCAGGGGAAATAA
- a CDS encoding right-handed parallel beta-helix repeat-containing protein, with translation MSLRGFLPCRAIVALLCSLPFLTSCLVASPPVSGSLEGDHLWRGTVRIAGDLVVAEGAHLVIAPGSEIVFLPPIEGEGEWTEHPHFPGSELIVRGSIAAEGTADKPITFRYLDAAAPPGSWGGVNLVASPHARFRYCRFTQADSALHSQGSTVSVEDSLFENNLVGIRFHSSEISIEHNLLRRNGTAIRFHFGAPVISRNDIRDNDKGFFVTSYPRDYRIEGNNIVGNGRSVVLGEEVPDDLILAGNFWGETDPARIEDDFVDGRRIDYLGEVLYRPFAGEPFADAGTTWNR, from the coding sequence GTGTCGCTACGCGGATTCTTGCCCTGCCGGGCTATCGTTGCCCTTCTCTGCTCTCTCCCCTTTTTGACATCCTGTCTGGTTGCTTCTCCGCCGGTCTCCGGGTCCTTGGAGGGGGACCATCTCTGGCGCGGCACCGTGCGGATCGCCGGCGATCTGGTGGTCGCCGAAGGAGCGCATCTGGTCATCGCCCCCGGGAGCGAGATCGTCTTTCTGCCGCCGATCGAGGGGGAAGGGGAGTGGACCGAACACCCCCACTTTCCCGGAAGCGAACTGATCGTGCGCGGATCGATCGCCGCCGAGGGGACGGCCGATAAGCCGATCACCTTCCGTTACCTTGACGCCGCCGCTCCTCCGGGGAGCTGGGGGGGGGTCAATCTGGTCGCCAGCCCCCACGCCCGTTTCAGGTACTGCCGTTTCACCCAGGCCGACAGCGCCCTGCACAGCCAGGGCTCCACCGTCTCCGTCGAAGACTCCCTCTTTGAGAACAATCTGGTCGGAATCCGCTTTCATTCCTCGGAGATTTCCATCGAACACAACCTTCTGCGCCGCAACGGCACCGCCATCCGCTTTCATTTCGGCGCGCCGGTCATCTCCCGCAACGACATCCGCGACAACGACAAGGGCTTTTTCGTGACCTCCTACCCCCGGGACTACCGCATCGAGGGCAACAACATCGTCGGCAACGGCCGCAGCGTCGTTCTCGGCGAGGAGGTTCCCGACGATCTGATTTTGGCGGGGAATTTCTGGGGGGAGACGGATCCGGCGCGGATAGAAGATGATTTTGTCGATGGAAGGAGAATCGACTATCTCGGTGAGGTCCTCTATCGCCCCTTTGCCGGCGAACCGTTCGCCGATGCGGGGACGACATGGAACCGGTGA